A section of the Streptomyces sp. SCL15-4 genome encodes:
- a CDS encoding ABC transporter permease: MTASVREKEAQAAPAAPGTPTAAVLALALFEARRLLLRMPVLLALAGYTAWLVWHNLQPWDEFPVLQDADRATQGGPLFVALAALLCADHAVLRSRRRDTERHFGVLALSRGQRTAAHALSVVPLALLVAVGVTAQFTWEAVKPGAVGHGSPAELLAGPLTVLLFGALGVLLARLVPSAVAAPLLIVVFFLMFVGAAFPFGGETGAAWFAPVVGTANSTPFPSGLLGRPAAWHALYLAGLALTAALLAVLLSGARGRTVRAAVAAALAVTVLGGAAQTREVPQATEAARQRASLTPEKEQTCVRRGATEYCAFPEWAPRTADWERVVRGVRSLAGGPAQGRPLLVRQRLEARYGLSGDAALPPSAASGRVSVGTAWGGNRIPEFSTAVAAVLVAGDEKAAADLCDGRMVTVMWLSLAWQDDPESQLRHVRLDDSLSGEAVVLSPTDPLTMTAGQTEVVRALLRRPLPSVVGRVKAHWAELTAPEVTTARVAELLGVGAEAGPDRCGA, from the coding sequence ATGACCGCGTCCGTACGGGAGAAGGAGGCGCAGGCCGCCCCGGCCGCGCCCGGCACCCCCACGGCGGCCGTGCTCGCGCTCGCCCTCTTCGAGGCCCGCAGGCTGCTGCTGCGCATGCCCGTCCTGCTCGCTCTCGCCGGATACACGGCCTGGCTCGTGTGGCACAACCTCCAGCCCTGGGACGAGTTCCCGGTGCTCCAGGACGCCGACCGCGCCACCCAGGGCGGCCCGCTGTTCGTCGCCCTGGCCGCGCTGCTGTGCGCCGACCACGCCGTGCTGCGCTCCCGCCGCCGGGACACCGAGCGCCACTTCGGGGTGCTGGCGCTGTCCCGGGGGCAGCGCACGGCGGCGCACGCGCTGTCCGTCGTACCGCTCGCGCTGCTGGTCGCCGTCGGAGTGACCGCCCAGTTCACCTGGGAGGCGGTCAAGCCCGGCGCGGTGGGCCACGGTTCGCCGGCCGAGCTGCTGGCCGGGCCGCTGACGGTGCTGCTGTTCGGGGCGCTCGGCGTGCTGCTGGCCCGGCTGGTGCCGTCGGCCGTCGCCGCGCCGCTGCTGATCGTGGTGTTCTTCCTGATGTTCGTCGGGGCCGCGTTCCCGTTCGGCGGCGAGACCGGGGCCGCCTGGTTCGCGCCGGTGGTCGGCACGGCCAACAGCACCCCCTTCCCGTCCGGCCTGCTGGGCCGGCCCGCCGCCTGGCACGCCCTCTACCTCGCCGGGCTCGCCCTGACGGCCGCGCTGCTCGCCGTCCTGCTCTCCGGCGCCCGCGGCCGGACCGTCCGGGCGGCCGTCGCCGCCGCGCTGGCCGTGACCGTGCTGGGCGGCGCCGCGCAGACCCGCGAGGTCCCACAGGCGACGGAGGCGGCCCGGCAGCGGGCCTCGCTCACCCCGGAGAAGGAGCAGACCTGCGTACGGCGGGGCGCCACGGAGTACTGCGCGTTCCCCGAGTGGGCGCCGCGGACCGCCGACTGGGAGCGGGTCGTGCGCGGGGTGCGGTCCCTCGCGGGCGGGCCCGCGCAGGGCCGGCCGCTGCTGGTCCGGCAGCGGCTGGAGGCCCGTTACGGCCTCTCCGGCGACGCGGCGCTCCCGCCGTCCGCCGCTTCGGGCCGGGTGAGTGTGGGCACCGCCTGGGGCGGCAACCGGATTCCGGAGTTCTCCACGGCCGTGGCCGCCGTGCTGGTCGCGGGTGACGAGAAGGCGGCGGCCGATCTGTGCGACGGCCGGATGGTGACCGTCATGTGGCTGTCCCTCGCCTGGCAGGACGACCCGGAGTCGCAGCTCCGGCACGTCCGCCTCGACGACAGCCTCAGCGGTGAGGCGGTCGTCCTCTCCCCGACCGACCCGCTCACCATGACGGCCGGTCAGACCGAGGTCGTACGCGCCCTGCTGCGCCGGCCGCTGCCCTCGGTCGTCGGCCGGGTCAAGGCGCACTGGGCCGAGCTGACCGCACCGGAGGTCACCACCGCCCGCGTGGCCGAACTGCTCGGCGTGGGCGCCGAGGCGGGGCCGGACCGGTGCGGGGCGTGA
- a CDS encoding ABC transporter encodes MRGVIRALAVPVWRTLPWRTLGAAGTAGLLIPGLPRLCGAEPADWITLLMLRAAALVLALGLAFLLDDPARHGTAPVPTGRAARTALRVVLVAPAAALWWTAVLFLVPGAHRPPAGDVTLEAGAACALALALAALAVRHSDDPRPGWPAAITLLVTALLAPLLLPADWPLFVPPGDPRWDTAHDHWAWLLAAVGTVGLLTLHEPLRRPFRRRSPGPRRTGRRARGSRHLG; translated from the coding sequence GTGCGGGGCGTGATCCGGGCGCTGGCCGTCCCGGTCTGGCGGACGCTGCCGTGGCGGACCCTCGGCGCGGCCGGGACGGCCGGCCTGCTGATCCCCGGCCTGCCCCGGCTGTGCGGCGCCGAGCCGGCCGACTGGATCACCCTGCTGATGCTGCGCGCCGCCGCCCTCGTCCTCGCGCTCGGCCTGGCCTTCCTGCTGGACGACCCGGCACGGCACGGCACCGCACCGGTGCCGACCGGGCGGGCGGCGCGGACCGCGCTGCGAGTGGTGCTGGTGGCGCCGGCCGCCGCGCTGTGGTGGACGGCGGTGCTCTTCCTGGTGCCCGGCGCGCACCGGCCGCCGGCCGGGGACGTCACCCTGGAGGCCGGGGCCGCCTGCGCGCTGGCGCTGGCCCTGGCCGCGCTCGCCGTGCGCCACTCGGACGACCCGCGGCCGGGATGGCCGGCGGCCATCACCCTGCTGGTCACCGCCCTGCTCGCCCCGCTGCTGCTGCCGGCCGACTGGCCCCTGTTCGTGCCGCCCGGGGACCCGCGCTGGGACACGGCCCACGACCACTGGGCCTGGCTGCTGGCGGCGGTGGGCACGGTGGGGCTGCTGACCCTCCACGAGCCGCTACGACGGCCCTTTCGCCGCCGGTCACCAGGGCCCCGGCGCACCGGTCGACGCGCGCGGGGCTCTCGGCACCTGGGCTGA
- a CDS encoding RNA degradosome polyphosphate kinase codes for MTPVVPEPPPPPEGPAAESGTVWLPPARSDAPVSAAAGKNGFMSQQDAQAEAPHTQQPPVGSIAAHRQHAVSPAVSGLAPDLDADLDAYEETPADGAPLPQGRFLDRERSWLAFNERVLELAEDPDTPLLERANFLAIFASNLDEFFMVRVAGLKRRIATGVATRSASGLQPREVLEMIWARSRELMARHAACYHEDVAPALAEEGIHLVRWTELTEKEQARLFTLFRNQIFPVLTPLAVDPAHPFPYISGLSLNLAVVVRNPVSGHKHFARVKVPPLLSRFLEASPGRYVPIEDVIAAPNHLEELFPGMEILEHHAFRITRNEDLEVEEDDTENLLQALEKELMRRRFGPPVRLEVEESIDREVLDLLVRELKISEAEVYPLPGPLDLTGLFRIHSLDRPELKYRKFIAGTHRDLAEVESASPPDIFAALRARDVLLHHPYDSFSTSVQAFLEQAAADPDVLAIKQTLYRTSGDSPIVDALIDAAESGKQVLVLVEIKARFDEHANIKWARKLEESGCHVVYGLVGLKTHCKLSLVVRQEGETLRRYSHVGTGNYHPKTARLYEDLGLLTADPQVGADLSDLFNRLSGYSRRETYRRLLVAPKKLRDGLVSRVHKEIQHHRAGRPAFVRIKVNSIVDEALIDALYRASQAGVPVDVWVRGICAIRPGVTGLSENIRVRSILGRFLEHSRVFAFGNGGEPEMWIGSADMMHRNLDRRIEALVRVVDPGHRAALNRLLDTGMSDTTASWRLGPDGEWTRHANDGDGGPLRNVQEMLIDARRRRRGTATP; via the coding sequence ATGACGCCCGTCGTGCCAGAGCCTCCGCCGCCCCCCGAGGGGCCCGCCGCGGAGAGCGGAACCGTGTGGCTCCCGCCCGCGCGTTCCGACGCGCCCGTGTCAGCCGCAGCGGGGAAGAATGGGTTCATGAGTCAGCAAGACGCCCAGGCCGAGGCCCCGCACACGCAGCAGCCCCCCGTGGGCTCCATCGCCGCGCACCGGCAGCACGCCGTGTCCCCCGCTGTCTCCGGTCTGGCACCCGACCTCGACGCGGACCTCGACGCGTACGAGGAGACCCCGGCCGACGGCGCCCCCCTGCCCCAGGGACGTTTCCTCGACCGCGAGCGCAGCTGGCTCGCCTTCAACGAGCGGGTCCTGGAACTGGCCGAGGACCCGGACACCCCGCTGCTGGAACGCGCGAACTTCCTCGCCATCTTCGCCAGCAACCTGGACGAGTTCTTCATGGTCCGGGTGGCCGGCCTCAAGCGCCGCATCGCCACCGGCGTCGCCACCCGCTCCGCCTCCGGCCTCCAGCCGCGCGAGGTGCTGGAGATGATCTGGGCCCGCTCCCGCGAGCTGATGGCCCGGCACGCCGCCTGCTACCACGAGGACGTCGCCCCCGCGCTCGCCGAGGAGGGCATCCACCTGGTCCGCTGGACGGAGCTGACCGAGAAGGAACAGGCCCGCCTGTTCACCCTGTTCCGGAATCAGATCTTCCCCGTCCTCACCCCGCTGGCCGTCGACCCCGCGCACCCCTTCCCGTACATCTCCGGCCTCTCGCTGAACCTGGCCGTCGTCGTGCGCAACCCGGTCAGCGGCCACAAGCACTTCGCCCGGGTGAAGGTGCCCCCGCTGCTCTCCCGCTTCCTGGAGGCCTCGCCGGGCCGCTACGTCCCCATCGAGGACGTCATCGCCGCCCCCAACCACCTCGAAGAGCTGTTCCCGGGCATGGAGATCCTGGAGCACCACGCCTTCCGGATCACCCGCAACGAGGATCTGGAGGTCGAGGAGGACGACACCGAGAACCTGCTCCAGGCCCTGGAGAAGGAACTCATGCGGCGCCGCTTCGGCCCGCCGGTGCGCCTGGAGGTCGAGGAGTCCATCGACCGCGAGGTGCTGGACCTGCTGGTGCGCGAGCTGAAGATCTCCGAGGCCGAGGTGTACCCGCTGCCCGGCCCGCTGGACCTCACCGGCCTGTTCCGCATCCACTCGCTGGACCGGCCGGAGCTGAAGTACCGGAAGTTCATCGCCGGCACCCACCGCGACCTCGCCGAGGTCGAGTCGGCGTCGCCGCCCGACATCTTCGCCGCCCTGCGCGCCCGCGACGTGCTCCTGCACCACCCCTACGACAGTTTCTCCACCTCCGTGCAGGCCTTCCTGGAGCAGGCCGCCGCCGACCCGGACGTCCTCGCGATCAAGCAGACCCTGTACCGGACCTCCGGCGACTCCCCCATAGTCGACGCGCTCATCGACGCCGCCGAGTCCGGCAAGCAGGTCCTCGTCCTGGTCGAGATCAAGGCCCGCTTCGACGAGCACGCCAACATCAAGTGGGCGCGCAAGCTGGAGGAGTCCGGCTGTCACGTCGTCTACGGCCTGGTCGGGCTGAAGACCCACTGCAAGCTGTCGCTGGTGGTGCGCCAGGAGGGCGAGACCCTGCGCCGCTACAGCCACGTCGGCACCGGCAACTACCACCCGAAGACGGCCCGCCTCTACGAGGACCTCGGCCTGCTCACCGCCGACCCGCAGGTCGGCGCGGACCTCTCCGACCTGTTCAACCGGCTGTCCGGCTACTCCCGCCGGGAGACCTACCGCCGTCTGCTGGTGGCACCCAAGAAGCTGCGCGACGGCCTGGTCTCCCGCGTCCACAAGGAGATCCAGCACCACCGCGCGGGCCGGCCGGCGTTCGTCCGGATCAAGGTCAACTCGATCGTGGACGAGGCGCTCATCGACGCCCTCTACCGCGCGTCCCAGGCGGGCGTGCCGGTGGACGTGTGGGTGCGCGGCATCTGCGCGATACGCCCCGGCGTCACCGGCCTGTCGGAGAACATCAGGGTCCGCTCCATCCTCGGCCGCTTCCTGGAACACTCCCGGGTGTTCGCCTTCGGCAACGGCGGCGAACCCGAGATGTGGATCGGCAGCGCCGACATGATGCACCGCAACCTCGACCGCCGGATAGAGGCCCTGGTCCGGGTCGTCGACCCCGGCCACCGCGCAGCCCTCAACCGGCTGCTGGACACCGGCATGTCCGACACCACCGCCTCCTGGCGCCTCGGCCCGGACGGCGAGTGGACGCGGCACGCGAACGACGGGGACGGCGGACCCCTGCGCAACGTCCAGGAGATGCTCATAGACGCCCGGAGGCGCCGGCGTGGCACAGCGACACCTTGA
- a CDS encoding ABC transporter ATP-binding protein, whose translation MTTTVSACGLTLRYGGTRALDEVSVRLGPGVTGLLGPNGAGKTTLLRVLATAVPADQGAFTVLGHDPATARGRQELRRNLGYLPQTPGFHPDFTPFEFVDYVAILKELTDRAARHREVRRVLAEADLADVRGKRIKKLSGGMRQRVALAAALVGDPGFLVLDEPTVGLDPEQRMRFREVIARAGEDRTVLLSTHQTEDVAMLCNRVLVMAGGRIRFAGTPAELTARAAGRVWSSGGRDPGAKAGWRTGTGTFRNVGDPPPGAELLEPTLEDGYVLTLDGEPAEATA comes from the coding sequence ATGACCACCACCGTCTCCGCCTGCGGACTGACCCTCCGCTACGGCGGCACCCGCGCCCTGGACGAGGTGTCGGTGCGCCTCGGTCCGGGCGTGACCGGGCTCCTCGGCCCGAACGGCGCCGGGAAGACCACGCTGCTGCGGGTGCTGGCCACCGCCGTGCCCGCCGACCAGGGGGCCTTCACGGTGCTCGGGCACGACCCGGCGACCGCGCGGGGCCGGCAGGAGCTGCGCCGGAACCTGGGCTATCTGCCGCAGACCCCGGGCTTCCATCCCGACTTCACGCCCTTCGAGTTCGTGGACTACGTCGCGATCCTCAAGGAGCTGACCGACCGCGCCGCCCGGCACCGGGAGGTGCGCCGCGTCCTCGCCGAGGCCGACCTCGCCGACGTGCGCGGCAAGCGGATCAAGAAGCTGTCCGGCGGCATGCGGCAGCGCGTCGCACTGGCCGCCGCCCTCGTCGGTGACCCCGGCTTCCTGGTGCTGGACGAGCCGACCGTCGGTCTCGACCCGGAGCAGCGCATGCGCTTCCGCGAGGTGATCGCCCGCGCCGGAGAGGACCGTACGGTGCTGCTGTCCACGCACCAGACCGAGGACGTGGCGATGCTCTGCAACCGGGTCCTGGTGATGGCGGGCGGCCGGATCCGGTTCGCCGGCACCCCGGCCGAGCTGACCGCGCGGGCCGCCGGCCGGGTGTGGAGCAGCGGCGGACGCGATCCCGGCGCGAAGGCGGGCTGGCGCACGGGTACGGGCACCTTCCGCAACGTGGGCGATCCGCCTCCCGGCGCCGAACTGCTCGAACCCACCCTGGAGGACGGCTACGTGCTCACCCTCGACGGCGAGCCGGCGGAGGCGACCGCATGA
- the mshD gene encoding mycothiol synthase: MSSDDTVRGFPARSIETLSALTPDQGEAVLRLLGEAAGADGQQPVSEQGRLHLRGGSREGVSHLLLTVDGELVGYAQLEDTDPVEPPAAELVVHPGQRGHGHGRALGSALLAASGKRLRVWAHGGHPAARHLAQVLGLNLFRELRQMRRPLTGLELSEPVLPEGVSVRAFVPGKDDAAWLAVNAAAFAHHPEQGSLTQRDLDDRKAEPWFDPAGFFLAERRGELIGFHWTKTHAEEGLGEVYVLGVRPGEQGGGLGKALTTIGLRHLAAQQLPTAMLYVDADNTAAVAVYERLGFTVHETDLMYRTET; this comes from the coding sequence ATGAGCAGCGACGACACCGTACGGGGCTTTCCCGCCCGCTCCATCGAGACCCTCTCCGCGCTCACCCCGGACCAGGGCGAGGCCGTGCTGCGCCTGCTCGGCGAGGCCGCCGGGGCCGACGGGCAGCAGCCGGTGTCCGAGCAGGGCCGGCTGCACCTGCGCGGCGGCTCCCGCGAGGGCGTCTCGCATCTGCTGCTGACGGTCGACGGCGAACTCGTCGGCTACGCCCAGCTGGAGGACACCGACCCGGTGGAGCCGCCGGCCGCCGAGCTGGTCGTGCACCCCGGACAGCGCGGGCACGGGCACGGCCGGGCGCTCGGCTCGGCCCTGCTCGCCGCCTCCGGCAAGCGGCTGCGGGTGTGGGCGCACGGCGGACACCCCGCCGCCCGGCACCTGGCCCAGGTGCTGGGCCTGAACCTGTTCCGGGAACTGCGCCAGATGCGGCGGCCGTTGACCGGTCTGGAGCTGTCCGAGCCGGTGCTGCCGGAGGGCGTGAGCGTGCGCGCGTTCGTGCCGGGCAAGGACGACGCGGCCTGGCTCGCGGTGAACGCCGCCGCCTTCGCCCACCACCCGGAACAGGGCTCGCTGACCCAGCGGGACCTGGACGACCGCAAGGCCGAGCCGTGGTTCGACCCGGCCGGGTTCTTCCTCGCCGAGCGGCGCGGCGAGCTGATCGGCTTCCACTGGACCAAGACGCACGCGGAGGAGGGCCTCGGCGAGGTGTACGTCCTCGGGGTGCGGCCCGGCGAGCAGGGCGGCGGCCTCGGCAAGGCGCTCACCACGATCGGGCTGCGCCACCTGGCCGCCCAGCAGCTGCCGACCGCGATGCTCTACGTCGACGCCGACAACACGGCGGCGGTGGCGGTGTACGAGCGGCTGGGCTTCACGGTCCACGAGACGGACCTGATGTACCGCACGGAGACGTGA
- a CDS encoding zf-HC2 domain-containing protein, whose translation MSWHVAEEDLRAYARGELEPPLLWSADTHLAGCAECRSVLAAAWDGEALDEAWARLDAELDAPRPRPFERLLLRLGVAGHTARLLAATPVLRRSWLTAVTLVLAMSVLTARAGHSAIPFLALTPLLPLAGVALSYGPVADPTYEMTVVSPLHGFRLLMIRTVAVLAAALALTALAGLALPGFGLSAFAWLLPALALTATGLALTPRLGPVAAPAVAGGGWVVLLLLAEAARDGGDRVLAPFTAAGQGAAAAVAALAAGLLFVTRDRFDQSTGGAR comes from the coding sequence ATGAGCTGGCACGTCGCCGAGGAGGACCTGCGGGCCTACGCCCGAGGAGAGCTGGAACCACCGCTGCTGTGGTCCGCCGACACGCATCTGGCCGGATGCGCCGAGTGCCGGTCGGTGCTGGCCGCGGCCTGGGACGGCGAGGCGCTGGACGAGGCCTGGGCGCGGCTGGACGCCGAGCTGGACGCGCCCCGGCCCCGCCCGTTCGAGCGGCTGCTGCTGCGGCTCGGCGTGGCCGGCCACACCGCGCGGCTGCTGGCCGCGACCCCCGTGCTGCGCCGCTCGTGGCTGACGGCCGTGACGCTGGTGCTGGCGATGTCCGTGCTGACCGCCCGGGCCGGCCACTCGGCCATCCCGTTCCTGGCCCTCACCCCGCTGCTGCCGCTCGCCGGGGTCGCCCTGTCGTACGGGCCCGTGGCCGACCCGACGTACGAGATGACGGTCGTCTCGCCGCTGCACGGCTTCCGCCTGCTGATGATCCGTACCGTCGCCGTGCTGGCCGCCGCCCTCGCCCTGACCGCTCTGGCGGGCCTCGCCCTGCCCGGGTTCGGGCTGAGCGCGTTCGCCTGGCTGCTGCCCGCGCTGGCGCTCACCGCGACCGGTCTCGCGCTGACCCCCCGGCTCGGTCCGGTCGCCGCGCCCGCCGTGGCCGGTGGCGGCTGGGTCGTGCTGCTGCTCCTCGCCGAGGCGGCCCGGGACGGCGGCGACCGGGTGCTCGCACCGTTCACCGCCGCCGGGCAGGGCGCGGCCGCCGCGGTCGCCGCCCTCGCCGCCGGCCTCCTCTTCGTCACCCGCGACCGCTTCGACCAGTCCACCGGAGGCGCCCGATGA
- a CDS encoding RNA polymerase sigma factor gives MSETRSDAELLRAIAADRDRHAFEELFRRYAPWLTARLRGRCADAGVVDDIVQETFLAIWRGKARYREEGEVAGWLWRIGSRRLVDAQRGDGARGRLRQALARLRHRDEASAEDRVLAGVEHGDLAGALVRLSPELRAVLQATVVDGLTTREAAVLLGIPPGTVKTRAMRARKQLREALA, from the coding sequence GTGAGCGAGACGAGAAGCGACGCGGAGCTGCTGCGGGCCATCGCGGCGGACCGCGACCGGCACGCCTTCGAGGAGCTGTTCCGGCGGTACGCGCCCTGGCTGACCGCACGGCTGCGCGGGCGCTGCGCCGACGCCGGGGTCGTGGACGACATCGTCCAGGAGACCTTCCTCGCGATCTGGCGGGGCAAGGCGCGCTACCGAGAGGAGGGCGAGGTGGCCGGCTGGCTGTGGCGCATCGGCTCCCGCCGGCTCGTGGACGCCCAGCGCGGCGACGGGGCCCGCGGTCGGCTGCGGCAGGCGCTGGCCCGGCTGCGCCACCGGGACGAGGCGTCCGCCGAGGACCGGGTGCTGGCGGGCGTGGAGCACGGGGACCTGGCGGGCGCGCTCGTCCGGCTCTCCCCGGAGCTGCGGGCGGTGCTCCAGGCGACGGTCGTCGACGGGCTGACCACCCGGGAGGCGGCCGTCCTGCTCGGGATTCCGCCCGGCACGGTCAAGACGCGGGCGATGCGGGCCCGCAAGCAACTGCGGGAGGCACTGGCATGA